AGCCCCGGGCCGGGCCCAACGGGCAGGTCTCTGAACACGAGCGCCAGCCCCGCGAGGCCGGCGAGGAGGCAGAGGATGACCGAGACGAGGACTTTCAGAACGGCTCTCATGTCATGCGAAGATGCGGCGGGATCCGCGGTTTCTCAAACGTCCCCGGCGCGGGTCTTTCGCTGCCGGACGGCCGCGGTCGCCGTCGCGCTCGCGGCCGCCGTCCACCTCGGGGGCGCCATCGGGGCGATCGGCCAGGAAGCGGATCCCGGGAGCCGCCCGGCACCGGCCGCGCCTTCCGGAGCCGTGGATCTCGAGGAGTTGGCCTGGATCGCCGGTCACTGGGGCGGCGACGCCTTCGGAGGACAGATCGAGGAGGCGTGGTTCAGCCCCGCGGGACGCTCGATGTCCGGCTCCTTCCGTCTCGTCCGCGACGGCCTCGCGGTCATGTACGAACTTCTGCTGCTGGAACAGGATGACGATGGAGAGATCTACTATCGGTTCAAGCATGTCGGGCGGGGCTGGGTGCCATGGGAGGAGACGCGGCTCGAATACCGTCTCACGGCCCTGGAAGGCCGGAGGGCCACCTTCCGGAGCACGGCGGAGGCGCCGCCGTCGAACGCTCCGTGGTGGTTCACCTACGAGAGCCCGACGGGCGCCGAACTGTTCGTCACCATTCACGGCAGGGGAGGCGGGGATCCGACGGTGCTGTCGATGGCGAGACGATAAGACCGTATCTTTCGGGCGACGGAGAGCGTTCATCGGGGAGAGAGCCGGAATCGACCAGGGGGCCGTATGAGGGCATTGGAGTCGGGACATGGAGGCGCCCGCATGGCGGCGCTGACCCTCGTCGCGGCAGGCGGGCTGGCGGGTTCGCCGAGTGCGACCTGGGCGCAGGAGGAGACGGAACGGGAAACGGCGGAGCTGATCGGGCAGGTGGTCAGCGCCTCGACGGGACTCCCGCTCGAAGGGGCCCGCGTGATCCTCCTGGGTTCCGGGTACGGGGCGATCACCGATGCCGAAGGCAACTTCCGGGTCCCCCAAACCTGGGCCGGCAGGGACTCGGTGGAGGTGCGATACATCGGCTATGAGGCCGGCTATACCGTCATCGACCTCGAGCCGGATCAGACGACGCGCGTCACGTTGACCCTTTCGAGCACCGTCATTCGCATCGCCGATCTCACGGTGGAGGTACGTCAGACCCGCCGCGCGCGGCACGTGGAGGGCTTCCTGGAACGCATGGAAAAAGGGTTCGGGACCTTCTTCACGCCGCGGGACATCATCAATCGTAACCCGCGCCTGCCCAGCGACCTCCTGCGCGGCCTGCCGAACGTCGCCGTGGGTCGGGTCGAATACGGGAGAGCGGAGGTCTTCCTCGGAGAAGGCGCCCGGCTCGGCTGTCCGCCGGCGCTCTACCTGGACGGGATGTACCAGGCAGGGATGCAGTTCGACGATCTCGAGAAGGAGGTTCTCGGCGCGGTCGAGGTCTACAGGCGGGACGTCGAGACGCCCATGGAGTT
This genomic stretch from Candidatus Palauibacter scopulicola harbors:
- a CDS encoding DUF6265 family protein; protein product: MSCEDAAGSAVSQTSPARVFRCRTAAVAVALAAAVHLGGAIGAIGQEADPGSRPAPAAPSGAVDLEELAWIAGHWGGDAFGGQIEEAWFSPAGRSMSGSFRLVRDGLAVMYELLLLEQDDDGEIYYRFKHVGRGWVPWEETRLEYRLTALEGRRATFRSTAEAPPSNAPWWFTYESPTGAELFVTIHGRGGGDPTVLSMARR
- a CDS encoding carboxypeptidase-like regulatory domain-containing protein, with translation MAALTLVAAGGLAGSPSATWAQEETERETAELIGQVVSASTGLPLEGARVILLGSGYGAITDAEGNFRVPQTWAGRDSVEVRYIGYEAGYTVIDLEPDQTTRVTLTLSSTVIRIADLTVEVRQTRRARHVEGFLERMEKGFGTFFTPRDIINRNPRLPSDLLRGLPNVAVGRVEYGRAEVFLGEGARLGCPPALYLDGMYQAGMQFDDLEKEVLGAVEVYRRDVETPME